A region from the Paraburkholderia youngii genome encodes:
- a CDS encoding IS3 family transposase (programmed frameshift), whose protein sequence is MEVLTGPERRRRWSAEEKLTMVRESFEPGKSVSMVARQHGVNPNQLFHWRKLYQDGSLSAVSAGEEVVPASELSDALKQIRELQRLLGKKTMENEILREAVEGGEVAKMDCALTLIARGRPVKRVCDVLGVARSNVADKLARPADWRDGRTARKTDDAGLVEEIRLAVTDLPSYGYRRVWGMLRRQRENHSAAPVNAKRVYRVMRVHGLLLEHRTAPPRPQRRHDGKVAVAKSNQRWCSDGFEFRCDNGEPLRVTFALDCCDREAMSWAATTGGHSGDVVRDVMLAAVENRFGDTLKAPSEIEWLTDNGSGYTAEKTRTFAADIGLKPLTTPVCSPQSNGMAESFVKTMKRDYVAFMPKPDAATAARNLAVAFEHYNEQHPHSALKYRSPREFRRRTDSSTQV, encoded by the exons ATGGAAGTGTTGACGGGGCCGGAGCGCCGGCGGCGGTGGTCAGCGGAAGAGAAGCTGACGATGGTGCGGGAGAGTTTCGAGCCGGGCAAGTCGGTCTCGATGGTTGCACGCCAGCACGGCGTCAATCCGAATCAGCTGTTTCACTGGCGCAAGCTGTATCAGGACGGCAGCCTGTCGGCTGTCAGTGCCGGCGAGGAAGTCGTGCCGGCGTCGGAACTGAGCGATGCACTCAAGCAAATCAGGGAGCTGCAGCGACTGCTCGGAAAAAAGACAATGGAGAATGAGATTCTTCGTGAGGCAGTGGAGG GTGGCGAAGTCGCGAAAATGGATTGCGCGCTCACCCTCATTGCCAGGGGACGACCAGTGAAGCGGGTCTGTGACGTTCTCGGTGTAGCGCGCTCGAATGTGGCGGACAAGCTGGCGCGGCCGGCTGACTGGCGGGACGGGCGTACGGCTCGAAAGACTGACGACGCCGGTCTGGTGGAAGAAATTCGATTGGCCGTTACTGATTTGCCCAGCTATGGCTACCGTCGTGTGTGGGGCATGTTGCGACGGCAGCGGGAGAACCACAGCGCGGCACCCGTCAATGCCAAACGGGTGTACCGGGTGATGCGCGTGCACGGTCTGCTGCTGGAGCACCGCACGGCACCCCCACGCCCTCAGCGCCGACACGATGGCAAGGTCGCGGTGGCGAAGAGCAATCAGCGTTGGTGTTCTGACGGTTTCGAGTTTCGTTGCGACAACGGCGAACCGCTGCGTGTCACGTTCGCTCTGGATTGCTGCGACCGCGAAGCGATGAGCTGGGCGGCGACGACCGGTGGTCACAGTGGCGACGTGGTGCGTGACGTCATGCTGGCTGCCGTTGAGAACCGGTTCGGTGACACGCTGAAGGCGCCGTCGGAAATTGAATGGCTGACGGACAATGGCTCGGGTTACACAGCAGAAAAAACAAGGACCTTTGCTGCGGACATTGGCCTGAAGCCATTGACCACACCCGTGTGCAGCCCGCAAAGTAACGGCATGGCGGAGAGCTTCGTGAAGACGATGAAGCGCGACTATGTTGCCTTCATGCCAAAACCAGATGCAGCGACCGCCGCGCGCAATCTCGCTGTCGCGTTCGAACATTACAACGAGCAGCACCCTCATAGCGCGCTGAAGTACCGCTCGCCACGGGAGTTCAGGCGCAGGACCGATTCATCAACTCAAGTGTGA
- a CDS encoding P-loop NTPase fold protein, with amino-acid sequence MTRAVIEGVINEFLDSTKPEVLAISGKWGVGKTFALQSLVQSYAGSESLKRYPYVSAFGAKSIGDLRSMILIKTRRFPVHRDKLGKVVDGTEHVLAKGRGHAIWKTITTLSEKIPYGGKQVTVLLETIAVSLISKTVICIDDIERLGSGIAMDELMGLVSELKVESQCKVILLFNEAQLGDRAKQYEQASEKVVDKKLAFVTTASEAVELGLPVGTPLRDFAIPCVETLGINNIRTVQKIANGLRTVQNVIPNCTDAVKQQAAIAVAVFAGALYEQGIGFPTAEQVISYNWYSIAMGVGNDTIEETWREKLHGCGFLACDEFDMEVLCILKNGYAHGSELAKHAQALDAVADRARLDDVFTEAWKIFHDRIDGTAEDLMHAFVNAVEVAATVISPLNLNSTVKLLRELGFNNEADAVIEKYVELNAGRPVLFRIDDSPWSRDVDDETLKRRFAEELTVEEGALDLASAAMLLIEEKGWNDRMEESLLKASPDDLAALFREHQGDTLRVLIDHLYRAAHMRGAETQPIAGTVTAALDQISKESKLNEIRVRRWRK; translated from the coding sequence ATGACCAGGGCCGTGATCGAAGGCGTAATCAACGAATTTCTTGACAGTACAAAACCAGAAGTCCTTGCGATAAGTGGTAAGTGGGGAGTAGGCAAAACGTTTGCGCTTCAGTCTTTGGTCCAGTCGTACGCCGGCAGCGAATCGTTAAAGCGATATCCGTACGTTTCGGCGTTCGGCGCAAAGTCTATAGGCGACCTGCGCTCCATGATACTTATAAAAACAAGGCGCTTCCCCGTGCATCGTGACAAGCTTGGAAAGGTCGTTGATGGCACCGAGCATGTTCTCGCCAAAGGTCGCGGACATGCTATCTGGAAAACGATTACGACGCTGTCCGAGAAAATCCCTTATGGCGGAAAGCAGGTCACGGTTCTGCTCGAAACAATTGCTGTCTCACTAATCAGCAAGACTGTCATTTGTATTGATGACATAGAGCGGCTTGGTTCGGGCATCGCGATGGATGAATTGATGGGTCTCGTTTCCGAACTTAAGGTCGAGTCTCAGTGCAAGGTCATTCTACTTTTCAACGAAGCGCAGCTAGGCGACCGTGCAAAGCAGTATGAGCAGGCCAGCGAAAAGGTCGTGGACAAAAAGCTTGCGTTCGTGACCACCGCGAGCGAAGCCGTTGAACTCGGTTTGCCCGTTGGTACTCCGTTGCGAGACTTCGCGATCCCCTGCGTCGAAACGCTCGGGATCAACAATATCCGAACCGTCCAGAAGATCGCGAATGGACTGCGGACTGTGCAAAACGTGATACCCAACTGCACGGACGCGGTAAAGCAGCAGGCCGCTATCGCCGTAGCAGTGTTCGCCGGAGCACTATACGAGCAGGGCATTGGCTTTCCGACGGCTGAACAGGTCATCAGCTACAACTGGTACTCAATCGCCATGGGCGTAGGCAATGACACAATCGAGGAGACGTGGCGCGAGAAGCTGCACGGATGCGGATTTTTAGCTTGCGACGAGTTCGACATGGAAGTGCTGTGCATTTTGAAGAACGGTTACGCGCATGGATCGGAGCTTGCAAAACACGCGCAGGCTTTAGACGCAGTTGCTGACAGAGCAAGGTTAGACGATGTCTTTACTGAGGCGTGGAAGATATTTCACGACCGAATTGACGGCACCGCCGAGGATCTAATGCACGCGTTTGTGAACGCTGTCGAGGTTGCTGCGACGGTTATATCGCCCCTTAACTTGAACAGTACAGTCAAGCTGCTTCGCGAACTCGGCTTTAACAACGAGGCAGATGCCGTGATTGAGAAGTACGTGGAACTCAACGCAGGCCGTCCGGTACTGTTCAGGATCGACGACTCGCCCTGGTCCCGGGACGTAGACGACGAAACGCTCAAGAGGAGGTTCGCGGAAGAGTTGACAGTGGAAGAAGGCGCGCTTGATTTGGCGTCCGCGGCAATGCTATTGATCGAGGAAAAGGGGTGGAACGACAGAATGGAAGAGTCACTGTTGAAAGCTTCACCCGATGACCTCGCCGCATTGTTCAGGGAACATCAGGGCGACACTCTGCGAGTGCTGATCGATCACCTGTACCGCGCGGCGCACATGCGCGGCGCGGAAACACAACCGATAGCAGGCACGGTGACCGCCGCGCTTGATCAGATTTCGAAAGAGTCGAAGCTCAATGAGATTCGAGTAAGGCGCTGGCGAAAATAA
- a CDS encoding DUF932 domain-containing protein, producing MQLASSFHCRSPMLRADSPLSDDQIRHVAPSIFADDKHESRSERYTYIPTIDVLRGLRNEGFQPFMICQTRVRDQGKREFTKHMLRLRHADQITGEEADEIVLLNSHDGTSSYQMLAGAFRFVCQNGMVAGENIADIRVPHKGNVIQNVVNGAFDVLDGFDLIRGQKDSMRAVDLSRDEQHAFARSALALRYDPTDAEALAPVTESQLLVPRRFEDRRDDLWTVFNRVQENLTKGGLHGRSRSGRAMSTRPITGIDQNVKLNRALWMLADAMRQMKA from the coding sequence ATGCAACTCGCTTCCTCTTTCCATTGCCGGTCCCCAATGCTGCGCGCTGACTCGCCGCTTTCGGACGACCAGATTCGCCACGTTGCCCCTTCCATCTTCGCGGACGACAAACACGAAAGCCGTTCCGAACGCTACACCTACATTCCCACCATCGACGTCCTGCGCGGTCTGCGCAACGAAGGGTTTCAGCCGTTCATGATCTGCCAGACCCGTGTTCGCGATCAGGGCAAGCGCGAGTTCACAAAACACATGCTGCGGCTTCGCCACGCCGACCAGATCACCGGCGAGGAAGCCGACGAAATCGTGCTGCTGAACTCGCACGACGGCACCAGCAGTTACCAGATGCTGGCAGGCGCATTCCGGTTTGTCTGCCAGAACGGCATGGTCGCGGGCGAGAACATCGCCGATATCCGCGTGCCACACAAAGGCAACGTCATCCAGAACGTAGTCAATGGCGCTTTCGACGTGCTCGACGGCTTCGACCTGATCCGCGGGCAGAAGGACAGCATGCGCGCCGTCGATCTGAGCCGCGACGAGCAGCATGCATTCGCCCGTTCCGCCCTTGCGCTGCGCTACGACCCGACCGACGCCGAGGCACTGGCCCCCGTCACCGAAAGCCAGCTACTGGTACCGCGCCGTTTCGAGGATCGCCGCGACGACCTGTGGACCGTATTCAACCGCGTGCAGGAAAACCTCACGAAGGGCGGGCTGCATGGACGCTCGCGCAGCGGACGCGCCATGTCGACTCGCCCCATCACCGGCATCGACCAGAACGTGAAGCTCAACCGCGCGCTGTGGATGCTCGCTGACGCCATGCGCCAGATGAAAGCATAA
- a CDS encoding ParB/RepB/Spo0J family partition protein translates to MQSQVETPAATTDETVSPLETNLGNEQLVATVAYSSLRPSPINARTKPLSNIPALAASIRAKGLLQNLVVHEMKGSRGKQHRYGVCAGQRRKAALDLLYEQNHIAADYPVPVRIVSEGEALAISLIENSEREGLDPFDVLRAYRMLAEEGRSVDYIAALFSASPLTVKRRMRLANVSPKLLTLLRDDAITLDQLAALALADDHETQENVWFDANEWQRQPNYLRQSITRAEIDASRSRLVRFVGLAAYEAAGGYVRRDLFSDDENAGYIADAELLQKLVAQKLDAAAAEVQAEGWGWTETRVERDFAELNRHGRLRPVQRQYTDDEQREMDAFTAQQDELAEKIEALSEGDEDAYEEADRLDDESERVNASIIALESRTLVWDAQQMADAGAFVIVGPQGELVIERGLVRRENSAALDAAGATVTGIATAEGPDTVCAKAVKVKPVHSAKLCQRLTAHRTAAVHAELVAQPTVALAALLHYLAPKALPEHYGHASSRSYFALSGENNHDSLLCAADDLSASPAWNAIETQRARWIAELPAKRGDLLPWLIEQDPGTTLLDLLAFCTGTLLDGIVAEEKPLAINTLASALNLDMTRYWTATRATYFDHVSKARIAEVVSAAVSPKAAIDLEKMKKADAAAAAELRLAKAAWLPEILTDREFPAIPSWENRDDEDEADSDDADTGDGADETPEGDAPGAEPDASNGTEHVNDTPTDAGVAPAVGSPLTPWPVPTSDSKNGTQSRPLAT, encoded by the coding sequence ATGCAATCTCAAGTCGAAACCCCTGCGGCAACCACTGACGAAACCGTTTCGCCGCTCGAAACCAACCTCGGCAACGAACAGCTGGTCGCCACCGTGGCGTATTCCAGCCTGCGGCCCTCGCCGATCAACGCCCGCACGAAACCGCTCTCGAACATTCCGGCGCTTGCCGCGAGCATCCGGGCAAAGGGTCTGCTGCAAAACCTCGTCGTCCATGAGATGAAGGGATCGCGTGGCAAACAGCACCGGTATGGTGTCTGCGCGGGCCAGCGTCGCAAAGCCGCGCTCGACCTGCTTTACGAGCAGAACCATATCGCGGCGGACTATCCGGTGCCGGTGCGGATCGTCAGCGAAGGCGAAGCCCTCGCCATTTCGCTGATCGAGAACAGCGAACGCGAAGGACTCGACCCGTTCGACGTTCTGCGCGCGTACCGGATGCTCGCTGAGGAAGGCCGCAGTGTCGATTACATCGCGGCGCTGTTCTCTGCCTCGCCACTCACGGTCAAGCGTCGCATGAGGCTCGCTAACGTGTCGCCCAAACTGCTCACGCTGCTGCGCGACGACGCAATCACGCTCGATCAGCTTGCTGCGCTCGCCCTCGCAGACGATCACGAAACGCAGGAAAATGTGTGGTTCGACGCAAACGAGTGGCAACGTCAGCCGAACTACCTGCGGCAGTCGATCACGCGCGCCGAGATCGACGCGAGCCGTAGCCGTCTCGTACGCTTTGTCGGCCTCGCCGCCTATGAAGCAGCGGGCGGCTACGTGCGCCGCGACCTGTTCAGCGACGACGAGAACGCCGGGTACATCGCCGACGCCGAACTGCTGCAGAAGCTCGTCGCGCAAAAGCTCGACGCTGCTGCAGCCGAAGTCCAGGCCGAGGGATGGGGCTGGACGGAAACGCGAGTCGAACGCGATTTTGCCGAACTGAACCGCCACGGCAGGCTGCGCCCGGTGCAGCGCCAATACACCGACGACGAACAGCGCGAAATGGACGCCTTCACCGCGCAGCAGGACGAACTGGCTGAAAAGATCGAAGCACTGTCGGAGGGCGACGAAGATGCCTACGAGGAAGCCGACCGGCTTGACGACGAAAGCGAGCGCGTCAATGCGTCGATCATCGCACTCGAAAGCCGCACGCTCGTATGGGACGCGCAGCAGATGGCCGACGCGGGTGCATTCGTGATCGTCGGGCCGCAGGGCGAACTCGTCATCGAACGCGGCCTCGTGCGACGCGAGAATAGCGCCGCGCTCGACGCGGCAGGCGCGACCGTAACTGGCATCGCCACAGCCGAAGGCCCAGATACCGTATGCGCGAAGGCTGTGAAAGTTAAACCCGTCCACAGTGCGAAACTCTGCCAGCGGCTCACGGCACACCGCACCGCTGCCGTCCACGCGGAACTGGTCGCGCAGCCCACCGTAGCGCTCGCCGCCCTGCTGCACTACCTGGCCCCGAAGGCGCTGCCCGAGCACTACGGGCACGCGTCCTCACGCAGCTATTTCGCACTGTCCGGCGAGAACAACCACGACAGCCTGCTGTGCGCTGCCGACGACCTGTCCGCCAGCCCCGCATGGAATGCCATCGAAACGCAGCGGGCGCGCTGGATTGCGGAACTGCCCGCAAAGCGGGGTGACCTCCTGCCGTGGCTGATCGAACAGGATCCCGGCACGACGCTGCTCGACCTGCTCGCGTTCTGCACCGGCACGCTGCTCGACGGAATCGTGGCCGAAGAAAAGCCGCTTGCGATCAACACGCTCGCAAGTGCGCTGAACCTCGACATGACCCGGTACTGGACGGCGACGCGTGCGACGTACTTCGATCATGTCAGCAAGGCGCGTATCGCGGAAGTCGTGTCCGCTGCCGTGTCACCCAAGGCCGCAATCGACCTCGAAAAAATGAAGAAAGCAGACGCGGCAGCAGCAGCGGAGCTTCGGCTCGCAAAGGCAGCATGGCTCCCGGAAATCCTCACCGATCGTGAATTCCCGGCCATACCCTCATGGGAAAACCGTGACGACGAGGATGAGGCCGACAGCGACGACGCGGACACTGGAGACGGTGCGGACGAAACGCCGGAAGGCGACGCCCCCGGTGCGGAACCGGATGCAAGTAACGGCACAGAACACGTCAACGACACACCCACCGACGCAGGAGTTGCGCCTGCCGTCGGTAGCCCGCTGACGCCGTGGCCCGTCCCGACTTCCGACAGCAAGAATGGCACGCAATCCCGCCCGCTCGCGACGTAA
- a CDS encoding nucleotide-binding protein produces the protein MATANPPIYMVGGSKGGVGKSVVTLALIDYLRRTDVDVVLVETDTSNPDVMKAVHGEIECGACDLDDASGWIDFVNFCDRHRNATVVVNTAARSQTGVAQYGGTLASTLDELARRLVVLWVINRQRDSLELLFKFGATFPDAVTHVVRNGYFGSPEKFTLYRDSQLRTAVEKQGQSLDFPDLADRVADELRSQRLSIRRAAETMHIGERAELLRWCALCGTMFARVTAGG, from the coding sequence ATGGCAACAGCAAATCCCCCCATCTATATGGTCGGCGGCAGCAAGGGTGGTGTCGGAAAGAGCGTCGTGACGCTGGCACTGATCGATTACCTGCGACGCACGGACGTCGACGTCGTGCTAGTCGAGACGGATACGTCCAACCCGGATGTCATGAAAGCGGTTCACGGTGAGATCGAATGCGGGGCATGCGATCTGGATGACGCGAGCGGCTGGATCGATTTCGTCAATTTCTGCGACCGGCACCGGAACGCGACCGTTGTCGTCAACACGGCAGCGCGGAGCCAGACCGGCGTCGCGCAATATGGAGGAACGCTAGCCAGTACTCTCGATGAACTGGCGCGACGACTTGTTGTGCTGTGGGTGATCAACCGGCAGCGGGACAGCCTCGAATTGCTGTTCAAGTTCGGGGCGACGTTTCCGGATGCGGTGACGCATGTGGTGCGTAACGGCTATTTCGGTTCACCGGAGAAATTCACGCTGTACCGGGATTCACAACTGAGGACGGCTGTCGAGAAGCAGGGCCAGTCGCTGGATTTTCCGGACCTTGCGGATCGCGTCGCTGACGAGTTGCGTAGCCAGCGCCTGTCGATCCGCAGGGCAGCGGAGACAATGCATATCGGTGAACGGGCAGAACTGCTGCGCTGGTGCGCGCTATGCGGAACCATGTTTGCCAGGGTGACGGCCGGTGGGTAA
- the tnpB gene encoding IS66 family insertion sequence element accessory protein TnpB (TnpB, as the term is used for proteins encoded by IS66 family insertion elements, is considered an accessory protein, since TnpC, encoded by a neighboring gene, is a DDE family transposase.): protein MLRFAEDLRVYLHREPIDFRCGINTLAALVENSMRLDPLARAVYAFRNRKCNRIKLLLYERTGFWLLLRRLKQDRFVWPRRDHEVIELTTQQLHWPLDGIDIDALRRHPTRHYERAS, encoded by the coding sequence ATGCTGCGCTTCGCTGAAGACCTGCGGGTCTATCTGCATCGCGAGCCGATCGACTTCCGGTGCGGTATCAATACCCTTGCCGCCCTGGTTGAGAATTCAATGCGACTGGATCCGCTCGCGCGCGCCGTGTACGCGTTTCGCAACCGTAAATGCAACCGGATCAAGCTCCTGTTGTACGAGCGCACGGGCTTCTGGCTGTTGTTGCGCCGGCTCAAGCAGGACCGTTTCGTGTGGCCGCGACGCGATCACGAAGTGATCGAGCTGACCACACAGCAGCTCCACTGGCCGCTCGATGGCATCGACATCGACGCGCTTCGCCGTCATCCTACACGGCATTACGAGCGCGCCAGCTAG
- a CDS encoding AraC family transcriptional regulator: MQRKATLKTTATHFTAARLSAASQPPTLSAKRFSPSKLVALIDAATKLGLDANAILAGTGLDPEAIVDPFALTSSLQFLTAARNAVRLHAHSDLGMRVGCLLHASSYGMLGYAMLCSETMAQAFDSAVKFHQLANGMLDIRWAKQGDTASWFFPSREEVMLPELDTSLHQFLIDLQFAVHVTVIKDVMGGWCVPARAQFSRDQPAHAALLSQALECPVAFDQPANVLSYPAAWLSRAPQLAHPITAAQVSSQCAQLLEERRTQSAITRRVYEELTRTPGRFPEIEAIAEGLCMSARTLHRKLHAAGTSYSELLMHVRKALAIDYLDTTTLSIEDIAQALSFSDAVSFRHAFKRWTGKSPSEVRHNRGKEAPP; this comes from the coding sequence ATGCAGCGCAAAGCAACTCTGAAAACCACGGCAACGCATTTCACCGCCGCCCGACTATCTGCCGCCTCGCAGCCTCCGACGCTGTCCGCAAAACGCTTCTCGCCGTCGAAGCTCGTCGCCTTGATTGATGCTGCTACGAAATTGGGGCTGGACGCGAATGCGATACTCGCGGGTACGGGCCTCGATCCCGAGGCGATCGTCGATCCCTTCGCACTCACGTCCTCCCTGCAGTTCCTGACGGCGGCGCGAAACGCAGTCCGTCTCCATGCCCATTCCGACCTTGGTATGCGGGTGGGGTGCCTGCTGCACGCCTCAAGCTACGGGATGCTTGGCTACGCGATGCTATGCTCCGAAACCATGGCTCAGGCCTTTGATTCAGCGGTCAAGTTTCATCAGCTCGCCAACGGCATGCTCGACATTCGCTGGGCCAAACAGGGTGACACGGCTTCTTGGTTCTTTCCCTCCCGCGAAGAGGTCATGTTGCCGGAACTCGACACGTCGCTGCATCAATTCCTGATCGACCTGCAGTTTGCGGTACACGTGACCGTCATCAAGGACGTCATGGGGGGATGGTGCGTGCCAGCGCGTGCACAATTCTCTAGAGATCAACCGGCGCATGCGGCGCTGCTGTCCCAGGCGCTCGAGTGCCCGGTCGCGTTCGACCAACCGGCTAACGTGCTGAGCTACCCGGCGGCGTGGCTGTCGCGCGCGCCGCAGCTCGCCCACCCGATCACGGCCGCGCAGGTATCGTCGCAGTGCGCGCAACTGCTCGAAGAACGCCGCACTCAGTCTGCGATCACACGGCGCGTTTACGAGGAATTGACGCGGACCCCAGGGCGGTTTCCCGAAATTGAGGCAATCGCCGAGGGCCTGTGCATGAGCGCGCGCACGCTGCACCGGAAACTCCATGCTGCGGGCACGTCGTACAGTGAACTTCTCATGCATGTGCGCAAGGCGCTTGCAATCGATTACCTCGACACGACCACGCTAAGCATCGAAGATATCGCTCAGGCCCTGAGCTTCAGCGATGCGGTGAGTTTCCGGCACGCCTTCAAGCGTTGGACCGGCAAGAGCCCGAGCGAAGTGCGCCACAATCGAGGAAAGGAAGCGCCGCCGTAA
- the phbB gene encoding acetoacetyl-CoA reductase — translation MTKRIALVTGGMGGLGEAISVRLYDAGYTVVVTHSPDNAGAEDWLARMRETGRAFHAYSIDVADYDSCQRGAQKIKNEVGPVDILVNNAGITRDMTFKKMEKVNWDAVLRTNLDSVFNMSKPLCDAMVEHGWGRIINISSVNGSKGAVGQTNYAAAKAGLHGFTKSLALEVARKGVTVNTISPGYLATKMVTAIPQEILDTKILPQIPMGRLGNPDEVAALILFMCSDDAGFVTGANIPINGGQHMQ, via the coding sequence ATGACTAAGCGAATTGCATTGGTGACGGGCGGAATGGGCGGTCTCGGTGAGGCCATCAGCGTACGGCTGTACGACGCAGGCTATACGGTAGTCGTCACGCACTCGCCGGATAACGCAGGCGCAGAGGACTGGCTGGCCAGAATGAGGGAGACGGGACGCGCTTTCCACGCCTATTCCATCGACGTGGCCGACTACGATTCGTGCCAGCGCGGTGCGCAGAAGATCAAGAACGAAGTTGGTCCCGTCGACATTCTGGTCAACAATGCCGGCATTACGCGGGACATGACCTTCAAGAAGATGGAGAAGGTCAATTGGGATGCGGTCCTGCGCACCAATTTGGATTCGGTCTTCAACATGTCGAAGCCGCTGTGCGACGCGATGGTCGAGCATGGCTGGGGCCGCATCATCAATATTTCGTCGGTGAACGGCTCCAAGGGCGCCGTGGGCCAGACCAACTATGCGGCGGCGAAGGCCGGCCTGCACGGTTTCACGAAGTCGCTCGCACTGGAAGTCGCTCGCAAGGGCGTGACGGTGAACACAATTTCGCCGGGCTATCTCGCGACGAAGATGGTCACCGCCATTCCGCAGGAGATTCTTGACACGAAGATCCTGCCGCAGATCCCGATGGGCCGTCTTGGCAATCCGGACGAAGTTGCCGCGCTGATCCTGTTCATGTGCTCGGACGACGCGGGCTTCGTGACTGGCGCGAACATCCCCATCAATGGCGGCCAGCATATGCAATAA
- a CDS encoding porin, protein MKRIVTAGTVFGLVIAPVAALAQNSVTLYGVIDEGLNYTNNSGGHSAVQLESGFAQGSRWGIKGSEDLGGGTKAIFQLENGFDVNSGALGQSGRMFGRQAYVGIASETLGSLTMGRQYDSVVDYLAPLTANGNWAGYLMSHPYDNDNTDNSFRLNNSIKYSSKTYGGLSFGGLYGFSNQAGGFANNRAYSLGAQYVGGPVTIAAAFMQINQPGSTAGGSLATDDTAFFANREQVWGAGINYTVGSALLGFVYSHTSLNDATGSAYVGNFANTASSLKFDNFEVNAKYQIVKNAFVGAMYNYTLGHFQSAAGDSTPKWHQIGLMADYNLSVRTDVYIQGMYQHTAGGNAVAAPLNTAFITGADSPSTTANQFIARIGMRHQF, encoded by the coding sequence ATGAAAAGAATCGTTACCGCCGGAACGGTGTTTGGTCTCGTCATTGCCCCTGTTGCAGCCCTCGCGCAAAACAGCGTGACCTTGTACGGTGTGATTGATGAAGGTCTGAACTACACTAACAATTCCGGAGGTCATTCGGCAGTACAATTGGAGAGCGGCTTCGCGCAAGGCAGCCGCTGGGGCATTAAGGGTTCTGAAGATCTGGGCGGCGGGACCAAGGCAATTTTCCAACTGGAGAATGGGTTCGATGTGAACTCCGGCGCGCTGGGCCAAAGCGGCCGCATGTTTGGCAGGCAAGCGTACGTTGGTATCGCTTCGGAAACGCTCGGTTCGTTGACGATGGGCAGACAGTACGACTCTGTCGTTGACTATCTCGCGCCGCTTACGGCCAACGGTAACTGGGCCGGCTATCTAATGTCGCACCCCTACGACAATGACAACACCGACAACTCGTTTCGCCTGAATAACAGCATCAAGTATTCCAGCAAAACCTATGGCGGGCTCTCGTTTGGTGGTCTCTATGGCTTTAGCAATCAGGCCGGCGGCTTTGCGAACAACCGCGCGTACAGCCTCGGCGCCCAATATGTAGGCGGTCCTGTAACGATTGCTGCGGCATTCATGCAGATCAATCAACCGGGTAGCACGGCGGGTGGCTCGCTCGCGACCGACGATACTGCCTTCTTTGCGAACCGCGAGCAAGTTTGGGGCGCCGGTATCAACTATACGGTCGGCTCGGCGCTTCTTGGTTTTGTTTATAGCCACACGAGCTTGAACGATGCGACGGGTTCAGCCTATGTCGGCAATTTCGCTAACACGGCCAGCAGCCTAAAGTTTGACAACTTCGAGGTGAATGCGAAGTATCAGATAGTAAAAAACGCCTTCGTTGGCGCGATGTATAACTACACCCTCGGTCACTTCCAAAGTGCCGCCGGCGATTCGACACCGAAATGGCATCAGATCGGCCTGATGGCTGACTACAATCTGTCGGTGCGCACCGACGTGTACATCCAAGGCATGTACCAGCATACGGCGGGTGGTAATGCAGTGGCCGCGCCGCTCAACACAGCTTTCATTACTGGCGCAGACTCGCCGTCTACGACGGCCAACCAGTTTATCGCTCGAATCGGAATGCGTCATCAGTTCTAA